From the genome of Danio aesculapii chromosome 16, fDanAes4.1, whole genome shotgun sequence, one region includes:
- the med18 gene encoding mediator of RNA polymerase II transcription subunit 18 — MEAPPVTVMPVTGGTINMMEYLLQGSVLDQSLESLLHRLRGLCDNMEPESFADHELVYLLKGQQGNPFILRARRSLLDPSVPWHLRYLGQPEVGDKSRHALVRNCVDVAASHSLPDFLNEMGFRMDHEFVAKGQVFRKGAMKVVVSKLSRVLVPGNTENTEPLSLSYLVELSVLAPAGQDTVSEDMRSFAEQLKPLVHLEKIDPKRLM; from the exons ATGGAGGCTCCGCCGGTTACTGTGATGCCCGTCACGGGTGGAACTATAAACATGATGGAGTATCTCCTGCAAG GCAGTGTACTGGATCAGTCTCTGGAGAGTCTCTTGCATCGCCTCCGGGGCCTGTGTGATAACATGGAGCCTGAGAGCTTCGCTGATCATGAGTTGGTGTATCTCCTAAAAGGTCAGCAGGGCAACCCGTTCATTCTGCGTGCCCGCCGCTCGCTCCTCGACCCCTCTGTCCCCTGGCACCTGCGCTATCTGGGTCAGCCTGAGGTGGGCGACAAAAGCCGTCATGCCCTGGTGCGGAACTGCGTGGATGTGGCAGCCTCGCACAGCTTGCCCGACTTCCTCAATGAGATGGGTTTCCGCATGGACCATGAGTTTGTGGCCAAGGGTCAGGTGTTCCGGAAGGGTGCGATGAAGGTGGTGGTGAGCAAACTGTCGCGTGTGCTGGTTCCTGGAAACACAGAGAACACAGAGCCACTGTCTCTCTCGTATCTTGTTGAGCTGAGCGTTCTGGCCCCTGCGGGACAGGACACTGTGTCTGAGGACATGAGGAGCTTCGCAGAACAGCTCAAACCTCTCGTTCACCTGGAGAAAATCGATCCAAAAAGACTCATGTAG